In Athalia rosae chromosome 6, iyAthRosa1.1, whole genome shotgun sequence, one DNA window encodes the following:
- the LOC105690435 gene encoding titin homolog, whose amino-acid sequence MEEEESPSSRVIEDSSSQSTTPEEIVPIHKPFEHTWDVAVPGEEDLPFLPKPGERPKALTDIDSEKSNSSTEQQEDEPEILIQFENEEENFISQYENDDSFDYDDSYGYDDAYDYGDPNEYDDTYNYGGAYDYDDPYGLNQLMMSRNSGIPINLNNNGTHNNPSLDSANLHQLPTNFWANTPPPSMMGSMQLTSVTSSPTVTTQSPQIQNMLNQASLIMQIQNPNLQQSSAMKSHPSLHPTYPPGTDQVLEYGTNYQDPSHPDYQVHPTYNPTFNSSENYQTAISDSTSAPSVPGTEEPEVEIEPERGPELSGHVEGTYSPDDPTPDEAVAPEPENSQVFQATPALNISDIPTPHTPERPEKIVQSSTPEISEPTFDISDSPKTPKPVLGKAQAKKRLMAFANKFGVVPKIQPPKSKAKIDPGPAKADTTSKQHTQDTSRIKSDRGKGKPKDKVKSLLEELNDAKMKIESALEAQQKDSSSGRSKKHHEDRVPAIEEIVREESMTKGIQDYNNSSLAAEKEANRQSSSSSKSRWKKTHQNHSEEENDHKATYSRKFFDRRRRYSRDRDRDYKSKDNKFSKDQPPRRVSQDRDQRKRDKERTSREIKKKKGGSKERDKKDVQTPSLSKEREKEKDRQREREKEKERVKEKEREKEKEKELEREKEREKEIEREKEKEKELERERDRENEKEREREREMEREQEKEREREKAREKEREKEREKEREREMEREKEKEREREKAREKEREQEREMEREKEKEREREKAREKEREKEREKEREKEKEREKERAKEREKEKEREKEKEFVRCKSWLELKRSGLSTEEMVNRRREDKLNLNRTAQDFAQHFDQMLMMGGYNLKRLPLIAEGQEGEPIEFPPESIRSTKRGRGPPVLFAENPRVSLLLTRQQLYQAIPSDRRDKMRQICEAYQIQINSADDVDQRDGWYDRMENFKVSKKGVIADDTTLKSRWETDSPIVPPKEKSRESKIVVEKFETKDEIPQPKVKEAARVETANQESSSMPEVSRESHILSYNRSQSVSTDTQIFSSRNNDVNLKSSRLVTVANREDCVSSPLSAATGDPKLVSEYEQFMKMVNSDDSVPTSSNVIASNESMPPLAIQTTSSLEKSLMINKAGSSDSKKVPDKIVPKDKLDYLEDSEIECASVFTKSKESNLTGEIESEKNESFRATTAKVASEADASSSRDDESDESNSVPSDWENVKIKEEKLSDESLIKKNLKKKKKYRQSSSDSTSSSSSTSSSSTFSSSSDSSDSEEDAEKNREKRAKRIKKKSKRRVLRKKFKKRVKSSSESDSSDDQTSESSSEDEKRKRRRRKKKSKKKPKKVIVKKRRKRKMQSDSSSSDSDTKAKKRKRKSEKQSCRKQSDKKISDNDDGMSKKKSTDFKKADKKKDSREKQESLNETMEVKEEKIELNKGDIPFKESCSKEIPTSSRKKRTREWSFDDNSVATEEERELVIKQNIVTLKPDLKKKIPDKEKRNDAIGNKFLEEWEKENTELPEQILHEKEISSSDNKKKVKSIKDKRMRDIMKNQSDEKLKEKSREVKLLDEWEKESLRMTHQIIQREERSEETINRKSKIKVSGSEWEEDDFSLNDNSNISTISSLEKLNKRKEHLNDEWEVDSLEESGESNERKKFKKEKKIEKGVKYDKKTDTYITVDRETNKEHKRRQNRLSAIRIWEEEEEEGEKEAMMLMNQKAKHAPSDGSKNKWDIEEQKIKMITEKKWKGTEVGNCKSEPWLQKNRNPENIEKTKHRSEKQDDQRFEKYYQENHDTTVENKDKVDENVPAKNWNIVQPGELSNSTSCDNQTDKRIYKPNLIEDLNEHDRCKSLKLSENNTSRDWEDEDQEKTSDWELEDDLNIKVTRFGATRDVLSDWEKPAVVNKVNHCENSNPVETSWPKSNTGPLPKKDKKSRWDVESSSNKYSEPTQIQESVKSESDNLLLIEWEEEHNEWVKSTVSTLDDIPVKSVAYEVHPTVTLHETSMKSSTLDTTTNKSKKSDELFSSPDVASLKKKDQLKRSSNILTLSQKPWNTEEVSTSSHQSLSSLIELNFNNIRHAALDKNSQHSDRNPAKDSKDDLELYSPSSLAFSQKSEDMDISSGSEKAHPKTEVISNIPLPTEEFPIMFEASNISVPVVSPDQDFNFIANNSFEPNINARDAIVGKPVLNVQDKFKDNDKIMSLKVKCEKMSSGAIQLPKFGPECINLKKISSEHSGRSSTSSFSMEATMVLPIEENKSKNSMDIFADYESSSDSHDKTESEDDSAPDPIQLEQKEEKTLSPLKLIPKQILFQHNNEIKSKSTPEIQKGEMVQGTISFKIQKKLLPANVLPSAEAEETMNDLEKQHMSENSVSGSKMIVTKKSVNDGVASLGTMNLTSQKPQLEKIPAAVTLKKEVEDVNQFLKLPSNTIRNNLPNMQDFEVQDNDKYDEFAIIPKQEVDEAMQRSQSRSRSPSRSRSRTRSRSTSRDRRKKSPERRERDRWIREDRRKSRDIEARDRDKSGKREQLGILVQENRNRGNTKYVDRGDSRRRISPSKGKFVARRNRSRSPVTSKRSRSRSPMNRKDRDRSPKRRGGESDKKLIKLSDRLDETDDKDFFKDDDFIISKYKAFDDRKERSVKSPIRFPMSTTAEDLNNRKFGSVERKLDKDRDRGRYKDSIERDKESKSYDPMEILREKSLDGDRHRKRLHVDNESRHHQWKYESGEHRDDFFPNEFDLDFEEGRFNRSDSLDREIEEGPIHLQPKSRSRRRDRSIESRSKHGRGRFRERDSPSSETREGRSSYSRSRSPPTRSTRARGSIDRYRTSRKSRSRSRTPVRSSRPAKRIHRSRSTSLVREGTDLSMHEKCTTGRRIETIVQSVSTVTRNAGVIADSTISDSELLAGNECINHDGSLRYASNANSSTSEYYYYSEGNLTYPPRIEETHQSATIGTGSPKRLSLDDRLELELGIKKKQQQQIPLTIQDSQHAGYHPAAFSTNIATYPGIPPSAMPPLQQPYQQPPPKVLQVGNVLQVIPSEFAGITPPQRELPAVGVSNSSHVVRVGNVLQVVPTTLNWATAAPSSDAINSAYHRPCAAATPIGISLPPSTLSLISPSTTSPIVIPRPEIIPAVALPVYNYDAILEERKKGRDERKKIREERRKERELKRMERRKRRADRLIKKNLTLRQQEGATFQQHSPPPPISVTSGIEDEEDEESIIKDPSLPLPLSDIEHQLQEKLEQPDGSGEGFNDEVAEEVKDVKIEWLPLLPPPAKGILISPGFGRESLPNGDPLNDDEVDDYEDRNEDRERVEMTVDSEFALTEEQVESQLQAIIEESKTKDSASIASMSRDEEKEREVRKKRIVRRRSRKSVQFADGVRPGEGTSPSGGEGDMPSPPPTISNAVLPLRNSNIMNYNTLHGTEKRLKIKKSKKKHQKSKPPKTKKKVKVKIIKLKKSQIPVSSPLAIEDLDELDDRSPPPPPPGSPPPPHLWPSYLAAYNAALHTPINSEPPSPPQTVASPPPTPLPLLVPPPPLTYTIQPCNKA is encoded by the exons ATGGAGGAGGAAGAATCCCCTAGCTCTCGAGTAATCGAGGACTCTAGTAGTCAAAGTACCACACCGGAGGAAATAGTACCGATTCATAAGCCGTTTGAGCATACATGGGATGTTGCTGTACCTGGAGAAGAAGATTTGCCATTTTTGCCAAAGCCAGGCGAAAGACCAAAAGCTCTAACAGATATAGACTCTGAAAAGAGTAATTCATCGACAGAACAGCAAGAAGATGAGCCAGAAATCCTCATTCAGTTTGAAAATGAGGAAGAGAATTTCATCAGCCAGtatgaaaatgatgattcATTTGACTACGATGACTCCTATGGCTACGACGATGCGTATGACTATGGAGATCCTAATGAATACGATGACACTTATAATTATGGGGGTGCCTACGACTATGATGATCCATATGGACTTAACCAGTTGATGATGAGCAGAAATAGTGGGATTCCGATCAATCTGAACAATAATGGAACACACAACAATCCGAGTCTTGACTCAGCAAATTTACATCAATTACCCACAAATTTTTGGGCTAATACCCCACCCCCCAGCATGATGGGATCAATGCAGTTGACTAG CGTAACTTCAAGTCCAACAGTTACTACACAGAGCCCACAAATCCAGAACATGTTAAACCAAGCATCACTAATCATGCAAATTCAGAATCCAAATCTTCAGCAAAGCTCTGCAATGAAATCCCATCCAAGTTTACACCCTACTTACCCCCCAGGCACTGACCAGGTGCTCGAATATGGGACAAATTATCAGGATCCATCTCATCCTGATTACCAAGTTCACCCGACATATAATCCCACTTTTAATTCATCAGAAAATTACCAAACTGCGATATCAGACTCGACATCAGCCCCATCAGTGCCAGGCACAGAAG AACCAGAAGTAGAAATCGAACCAGAGCGTGGACCAGAACTATCAGGGCATGTTGAGGGGACCTACTCTCCAGATGATCCAACACCAGATGAAGCAGTTGCTCCAGAACCTGAAAATAGTCAAGTGTTTCAAGCCACGCCAGCACTTAATATATCAGACATACCGACGCCGCACACGCCTGAACGTCCCGAAAAAATTGTACAGAGTAGCACACCAGAGATTAGTGAACCCACATTTGATATTTCAGATAGCCCAAAAACGCCCAAGCCTGTATTGGGTAAAGCACAAGCAAAGAAACGGCTCATGGCATTTGCAAATAAATTTGGTGTTGTACCAAAAATCCAACCCCCCAAATCAAAAGCCAAAATAGATCCTGGACCGGCAAAAGCTGACACCACTTCAAAACAACATACACAAGATACATCTCGAATAAAATCAGATAGAGGCAAAGGAAAGCCTAAAGACAAGGTAAAATCATTACTGGAAGAGTTGAATgatgcaaaaatgaaaattgaatctgCACTGGAGGCACAGCAAAAAGACAGTAGCAGCGGCAGATCTAAGAAACATCACG AGGACAGAGTGCCAGCTATTGAGGAAATTGTCAGAGAAGAATCGATGACCAAAGGAATACAAGATTACAATAATTCTTCAT TAGCTGCTGAAAAGGAGGCAAACAGACAAAGTAGCAGCAGTAGTAAAAGCAGGTGGAAAAAGACGCATCAAAATCattcagaagaagaaaatgatcaCAAGGCCACATACagcaggaaatttttcgacag GAGAAGACGTTATAGCAGAGATCGTGATAGAGATTACAAATCTAAGGACAATAAATTCTCAAAGGATCAACCACCTCGTAGGGTTTCGCAGGATAGAGATCAGCGCAAGAGAGATAAGGAAAGGACCAGTAGAgagattaaaaagaaaaaagggggttcaaaagagagagataaaaaggaTGTTCAGACTCCATCGTTAtccaaagaaagagaaaaggaaaaagacagacaaagagaaagagaaaaagaaaaagagcgtgtgaaagaaaaagaacgagagaaggaaaaggagaaagaactggaacgagagaaggaaagagagaaagaaatagaacgagagaaggaaaaggagaaagaattagagcgagagagggacagggaaaatgaaaaagaacgagaacgagaacgagaaatggaaagagaaCAGGAAAAAGAACGCGAACGAGAGAAGGcaagagagaaagaacgagaaaaggagagggagaaagaacgagaacgagaaatggaaagagaaaaggaaaaagaacgcGAACGAGAGAAggcaagagaaaaagaacgagaacaAGAACGAgaaatggagagagaaaaggaaaaagaacgcGAACGAGAGAAGGcaagagagaaagaacgagaaaaggagagggagaaagaacgagagaaagaaaaagaaagagaaaaagagagagcaaaagaaagagagaaggagaaggaacgagagaaagagaaagagttTGTAAGGTGTAAAAGTTGGTTGGAGCTGAAGAGGTCCGGACTTTCCACAGAAGAAATGGTTAACCGCAGAAGAGAGGATAAATTGAATCTGAACAG AACAGCACAAGATTTCGCTCAGCATTTTGATCAGATGTTGATGATGGGGGGTTACAATTTGAAGCGATTGCCTCTAATAGCTGAGGGACAAGAAGGAGAACCTATAGAATTTCCGCCAGAATCTATAAGATCAACAAAGCGTGGTAGAGGACCTCCAGTTTTATTTGCGGAAAATCCTCGGGTATCGCTTCTTCTTACTCGACAACAGCTGTATCAAGCAATTCCATCGGACCGTCGTGATAAGATGCGACAAATATGCGAGGCGTATCAGATTCA AATAAATTCTGCTGACGACGTCGATCAACGTGACGGTTGGTATGAcagaatggaaaattttaaagTATCCAAAAAAGGGGTCATTGCAGATGACACTACTTTAAAATCCAGATGGGAAACCGATAGTCCAATCGTTCCTCCAAAAGAGAAAAGTCGAGAGTCTAAAATAGTCGTGGAAAAGTTTGAAACAAAAGATGAAATACCCCAACCCAAAGTCAAAGAAGCTGCCAGAGTTGAAACTGCGAATCAAGAGAGCAGTTCGATGCCTGAAGTTTCTAGGGAGTCTCACATATTGTCCTACAACCGCTCACAAAGTGTATCAACTGACACACAGATATTTTCGTCTC GTAATAATGACGTGAATCTGAAATCAAGTAGATTAGTAACTGTTGCTAACAGAGAAGATTGCGTTTCTTCACCTTTATCTGCAGCTACAGGGGACCCAAAACTGGTCTCTGAGTACGAACAGTTCATGAAAATGGTCAACAGTGATGACTCTGTGCCTACCTCCTCTAATGTAATAGCTTCAAATG AATCAATGCCCCCTTTGGCCATTCAGACTACCTCCAGTTTAGAAAAATCTCTCATGATTAACAAGGCAGGATCATCAGATTCTAAAAAGGTTCCTGACAAAATCGTTCCAAAAGACAAGTTAGATTACCTGGAAGATAGCGAGATTGAATGCGCCAGTGTTTTTACTAAGAGCAAAGAATCCAATTTGACAGGCGAaattgaatctgagaaaaatgagagcTTCCGAGCTACAACAGCAAAGGTGGCAAGTGAAGCAGATGCAAGTAGTAGCAGAGATGACGAATCCGATGAGTCCAATTCTGTGCCCAGTGACTGGGAGAACGTCAAAATCAAGGAGGAGAAGCTCAGTGATGAaagtttgattaaaaaaaatctgaagaaaaaaaagaaataccgtCAATCAAGTAGTGACTCTACTTCATCCTCATCATCCACTTCGTCATCATCAACGTTTTCATCTTCATCAGATTCTTCAGACTCGGAAGAagatgcagaaaaaaatagagaaaagagagcaaaaagaattaagaaaaaaagcaaacgcaGAGTGttacgaaagaaattcaaaaagagAGTCAAATCAAGTTCCGAATCCGACAGTAGTGACGATCAAACAAGTGAATCGTCcagtgaagatgaaaaaaggaaacgacgTAGACGAAAGAAGAAGTCAAAGAAAAAGCCAAAGAAAGTGATCGTCAAGAAAAGACGCAAACGGAAAATGCAATCAGACTCTAGTAGCTCCGATTCAGACACTaaagcaaaaaagagaaaaagaaaaagtgaaaaacagTCGTGTCGAAAAcaaagcgataaaaaaatctccgaCAACGATGATGGAATGTCAAAGAAGAAATCAACAGATTTCAAGAaagccgataaaaaaaaagatagcaGAGAGAAACAAGAATCACTGAACGAAACAATGGAAGttaaggaggaaaaaattgagctaAACAAAGGTGATATACCATTCAAAGAATCATGCAGCAAAGAAATTCCAACCAGTAGTAGAAAGAAGCGTACTCGGGAATGGAGCTTCGACGATAATTCGGTAGCAACAGAAGAGGAAAGGGAGCTGGTTATCAAACAGAATATTGTCACGCTAAAaccagatttgaaaaaaaaaattccggataaagaaaagagaaacgatgCAATTGGAAATAAGTTTCTTGAGGAATGGGAAAAGGAGAATACAGAACTGCCAGAACAAATATTACATGAGAAGGAAATTTCCAGTTCtgataacaagaaaaaagtaaaaagtattAAAGACAAACGTATGAGAGACATAATGAAAAACCAATCGGATGAAAAgttgaaggaaaaatcaaGAGAAGTCAAACTGTTGGATGAATGGGAAAAAGAGAGTCTTCGAATGACGCACCAAATAATCCAGAGGGAAGAACGATCTGAAGAAAcgataaatagaaaaagcaaaattaaAGTGAGTGGCAGCGAATGGGAAGAAGATGATTTCAGTCTAAATGATAATTCAAACATATCGACCATATCTTCTCTAGAGAAGttaaataagagaaaagagcATTTGAATGACGAGTGGGAAGTAGATAGCTTAGAAGAGAGTGGTGAATCTAACGAgcgaaagaaatttaaaaaagagaaaaaaattgagaagggTGTGAAGTACGATAAAAAAACAGATACCTACATAACTGTGGATAGAGAAACTAACAAAGAGCACAAAAGAAGGCAAAATAGACTATCGGCTATTAGAATatgggaagaggaagaggaagaaggagaaaaagaagcaatgATGCTCATGAACCAAAAAGCCAAACATGCGCCATCagatggatcaaaaaataaatgggatattgaagaacaaaagataaaaatgataacagaaaagaaatggaaaggcACTGAAGTAGGAAATTGCAAAAGTGAACCATGGttacaaaaaaatcgaaatccaGAAAATATCGAGAAGACAAAACACAGAAGCGAGAAACAGGACGatcaacgattcgaaaaatattatcaggaAAACCATGATACTacggttgaaaataaagataaagttGATGAGAATGTTCCAGCAAAAAACTGGAACATAGTGCAGCCTGGAGAACTGTCAAACAGTACGAGCTGTGACAATCAAACTGACAAACGAATTTATAAACCGAATTTGATAGAGGATCTGAATGAACATGACAGGTGTAAGAGTTTGAAACTATCGGAAAACAATACTAGCAGAGATTGGGAAGACGAAGATCAAGAAAAAACAAGTGACTGGGAATTGGAAGATGATCTGAACATTAAAGTGACAAGATTTGGAGCAACTAGAGATGTCTTAAGTGATTGGGAGAAACCTGCAGTTGTGAATAAAGTGAATCactgtgaaaattcaaatccagTCGAGACAAGTTGGCCCAAGTCAAATACTGGTCCTTTACCAAAGAAGGACAAGAAAAGTCGTTGGGATGTTGAAAGCAGTTCAAACAAGTATAGCGAGCCAACACAAATACAAGAATCAGTGAAAAGTGAATCAGATAATCTTCTTCTGATAGAATGGGAAGAAGAACATAATGAATGGGTCAAAAGCACAGTTTCAACTTTGGATGATATTCCAGTGAAATCGGTTGCCTATGAAGTTCATCCTACCGTGACTTTGCATGAAACTTCTATGAAATCTTCAACACTTGACACAACAACAAACAAATCCAAAAAATCAGATGAACTATTCAGTTCTCCTGATGTGGCAagtctgaagaaaaaagatcaatTGAAGCGTTCATCAAATATCCTTACACTGTCTCAAAAACCATGGAATACTGAAGAAGTTTCAACAAGTAGTCACCAGTCTTTGAGTTCATTAatagaattgaatttcaacaaCATTCGGCACGCTGCATTagataaaaattctcaacattcAGATAGGAATCCTGCAAAAGATAGTAAAGACGACTTAGAATTGTACAGTCCAAGTTCTCTGGCATTTTCACAGAAGTCTGAA GACATGGACATTTCTAGTGGCAGCGAAAAAGCTCATCCTAAGACCGAAGTGATATCTAATATCCCACTGCCGACAGAAGAATTTCCAATTATGTTTGAGGCTTCTAATATCTCAGTACCTGTTGTTTCGCCAGATCaagatttcaatttcattgcgAATAACAGTTTTGAACCTAATATCAATGCTCGTGATGCCATAGTAGGCAAACCTGTACTCAATGTGCAAGACAAATTCaaagataatgataaaatcATGTCCCTGAAAGTCAAATGTGAAAAGATGAGTTCAGGTGCAATACAATTGCCTAAATTTGGACCTGAGtgtatcaatttgaaaaaaataagttccGAGCATTCCGGTAGATCGTCTACATCAAGTTTTAGCATGGAAGCAACAATGGTACTCCCtatagaagaaaataaaagcaagAATTCTATGGACATATTTGCAGACTATGAGTCGAGTAGCGATTCTCATGACAAAACCGAATCTGAGGATGATTCGGCCCCCGATCCAATCCAGCTCGagcagaaagaagaaaaaacacttTCACCTTTGAAATTAATCCCCAaacaaattttgtttcaacatAATAATGAGATTAAGTCCAAGTCGACTCCAGAGATACAAAAAGGAGAAATGGTTCAGGGTACCATTTCCTTTAAAATCCAAAAGAAATTACTACCAGCTAATGTATTAccaagtgcagaagctgaagaGACCATGAACGACTTGGAGAAACAACATATGTCCGAAAATTCAGTCTCTGGTAGCAAAATGATTGTAACTAAAAAGTCTGTGAATGATGGCGTCGCGAGCTTAGGAACTATGAATTTAACTTCGCAGAAGCctcaattagaaaaaatcccAGCAGCTgttactttgaaaaaagaagttgaagatgttaatcaatttttgaaactgCCGAGTAATACCATCAGAAATAACTTACCAAATATGCAAGACTTTGAAGTACAAGATAATGATAAATACGATGAATTTGCCATCATTCCCAAGCAAGAAGTTGACGAAGCTATGCAACGATCTCAATCACGATCCCGATCTCCCTCAAGATCCAGATCTAGAACAAGATCCCGATCAACATCACGAGATCGTCGCAAAAAAAGTCCTGAGAGAAGGGAAAGAGATAGATGGATTAGAGAGgatcgaagaaaaagtagAGATATAGAGGCTAGAGATAGAGATAAATCTGGAAAACGCGAGCAGTTAGGAATTCTAGTTCAAGAGAATCGAAATCGCGGCAACACTAAATATGTTGACCGAGGAGATAGCCGAAGACGTATCAGCCCGAGCAAAGGAAAATTTGTAGCTCGACGAAACAGATCGAGAAGTCCTGTCACAAGTAAACGGAGCAGAAGTCGTAGTCCTATGAACAGAAAAGATCGTGATAGAAGCCCTAAGCGGAGGGGAGGAGAAtcagacaaaaaattaatcaaactcaGCGATAGACTTGATGAAACAGATGATAAAGACTTCTTCAAAGACGACGACTTCATTATTAGTAAATACAAAGCTTTTGACGATCGGAAAGAGAGAAGCGTCAAAAGTCCAATCAGATTTCCAATGTCGACAACTGCTGAAGATCTTAACAACAGGAAGTTCGGAAGCGTCGAACGTAAGTTAGATAAAGACAGAGATCGAGGAAGGTATAAAGACAGCATAGAACGAGATAAAGAAAGCAAAAGCTATGACCCAATGGAAATACTCAGAGAGAAAAGTTTGGATGGAGACCGTCATCGTAAAAGATTGCATGTGGACAATGAAAGCAGACATCACCAGTGGAAATATGAAAGCGGGGAACACAGAGACGATTTCTTTCCCAATGAGTTTGATCTTGATTTTGAAGAGGGACGTTTCAACAGAAGTGATAGCCTCGACAGAGAGATCGAGGAAGGACCTATCCATTTACAGCCCAAATCTAGATCCAGACGTAGAGACCGGAGTATAGAATCTCGATCAAAACATGGCAGGGGCCGGTTCAGAGAAAGAGATTCTCCCAGTTCTGAAACACGTGAGGGTAGATCTTCTTATTCAAGGTCAAGATCACCTCCTACTCGATCGACACGAGCTAGAGGGTCAATTGACCGATATCGAACATCTCGGAAAAGTAGGTCAAGATCGCGTACTCCAGTAAGAAGCTCAAGACCAGCTAAAAGAATACACAGATCAAGATCGACATCTCTTGTGAGAGAGGGAACTGATCTATCTATGCATGAAAAGTGCACCACCGGTAGAAGAATAGAAACAATTGTACAGTCAGTTTCTACAGTAACAAGAAATGCCGGTGTAATTGCTGATTCTACGATATCTGATTCAGAACTCTTGGCTGGCAATGAATGCATAAATCATGACGGCTCATTACGATATGCAAGCAATGCTAATAGCAGTACTAGTGAGTACTACTATTATTCTGAAGGAAATTTAACTTATCCTCCACGTATTGAAGAGACTCACCAATCAGCAACAATAGGAACAGGTTCTCCAAAACGCCTTTCTCTTGATGACAGATTGGAATTAGAATTAGGAATCAAGAAAaagcaacaacagcaaattCCACTGACCATTCAAGACAGTCAGCACGCTGGATACCATCCTGCAGCGTTCTCTACAAACATCGCTACCTATCCAGGTATACCTCCCAGTGCTATGCCACCGTTGCAACAACCGTACCAGCAGCCGCCTCCAAAAGTGCTTCAGGTTGGGAATGTTCTACAAGTTATACCTTCAGAATTTGCCGGAATTACTCCTCCTCAACGAGAATTGCCTGCAGTAGGGGTCAGCAATTCCAGTCACGTAGTACGTGTTGGAAATGTTCTCCAAGTGGTTCCGACTACCCTCAATTGGGCTACTGCAGCACCGTCCTCTGATGCTATCAACTCAGCATATCATCGTCCTTGCGCAGCAGCTACTCCTATTGGGATTTCACTACCCCCTTCAACATTGAGCCTCATTTCTCCCAGCACAACTTCGCCGATTGTTATTCCTAGGCCAGAGATAATACCAGCTGTTGCGCTACCTGTTTACAACTACGACGCAATATTGGAAGAGCGTAAAAAAGGGCGAGATGAGCGGAAAAAGATTAGAGAAGagcgaagaaaagagagagagcttaAAAGAATGGAGAGGCGAAAACGACGTGCAGACCGTCTAATTAAAAAGAATCTTACGCTTCGCCAACAAGAGGGAGCAACTTTTCAACAACATTCACCACCTCCACCTATTTCTGTCACCTCGGGGattgaagatgaagaagatgaGGAAAGCATTATCAAGGATCCATCTCTACCCCTGCCTTTGAGTGACATTGAACACCAGTTGCAAGAAAAACTGGAACAACCAGATGGATCTGGGGAAGGATTCAACGATGAAGTTGCAGAGGAAGTAAAGGATGTTAAAATCGAGTGGTTACCTCTTCTTCCACCACCAGCTAAAGGCATCTTGATATCTCCTGGCTTTGG AAGAGAGTCATTGCCTAATGGAGATCCACTCAACGATGATGAAGTGGATGACTACGAAGATCGAAATGAGGATAGAGAACGAGTAGAAATGACTGTTGACTCTGAATTTGCGTTGACAGAAGAGCAAGTGGAGAGTCAACTTCAGGCAATAATTGAAGAATCAAAAACCAAAGATTCAGCATCTATAGCCAGTATGTCGCGAGATGAGGAAAAGGAGCGCGAggttcggaaaaaaagaatagtcaGAAGAAGGAGTCGAAAATCTGTACAGTTTGCCGATGGGGTACGCCCAGGAGAAGGCACTAGTCCGAGTGGCGGCGAAGGGGACATGCCATCTCCACCTCCTACGATTTCTAACGCCGTTTTACCCCTTCGAAATAGTAACATTATGAACTACAATACTCTGCATGGAACTGAGAAGCGGCTTAAGATtaagaaatcaaagaaaaaacaccaaaaaagcAAGCCCCccaagacgaaaaagaaagtcAAG GTGAAGATCATCAAATTGAAGAAATCTCAAATACCAGTTTCTTCTCCACTGGCAATCGAAGACTTGGATGAGCTAGATGATCGATCGCCGCCTCCTCCACCCCCAGGGTCTCCACCGCCGCCTCATTTGTGGCCGTCATACCTAGCAGCGTATAACGCAGCTTTGCATACCCCTATAAATAGTGAACCTCCCTCTCCGCCACAGACTGTGGCATCGCCACCGCCAACGCCACTTCCACTCTTAGTTCCTCCACCTCCTTTGACTTATACCATTCAGCCCTGCAACAAGGCTTAA